The Bacteroides sp. AN502(2024) DNA segment ACATACTATCTTCTCGTCATCAGATATTAAAATCATTTCTCCATTTACATATTTTAGAATAGAATCATTAATTTGGATTTCCAGATGTTTATCGAATAGGGCTTGAAAGGATGTTGGCATATTGAAAATTTCATTGTCTTCACATCCATCACAATGTAATAGGAAAGGAGCAGAACTGTGCATTCGAGACCACTTAATTTGTTCATCATAACTTTTTAATGATAACTTATTAAAAGTGTCGAAAAATTCTTGTGTGTTTTTAAATGAAATCCGAGAAAAAGTTTCTTTCGTTTCTCTAAATGACTCATTTTGTTCACATCCACAAAAAAGTAATACTAAAAAAAGAGGGATAAGCATTTTTTTTGTTTTCATAAGTGCGATTGTTTTTAAGAGGTTAATTATTAGTGAATGATTACTCTGTAAATATAATATTTTTTTTTGAGATAATGCATGTTTCTCTATTTTTTATCTGATAAATAGAGAAATATCATTTTTTTGTGGTAAAACTTAGAAATGATATTTTTGATTAATAGATTTGACGGGTTGGCTTAGTGCTTAACTAATTTTATTACTGTGGTATTTTGAGGCTATTTTCTAGTTTTGCATAAAACCTTCGATTAACGGTTATGTAGATGTATTCGCAGCAAATAATTCCCCCTTTATGCTTCAACTTCTCTTTTTTTACTTTACATTTGCGCTCGCTAAAGACGAAAATGCATTGAATTTAATAATCGACATAGGAAATACAATGGCAAAGGTGGCTCTCTTCGACGGTGGAGAGATGGTGGAGGTATCCGCTGGATCCAATCAGTCGCTGGAGGGTTTGAAAGCACTTTGCTCGAAGTATCCGGTGGATCGGGGAATGGTGGCTACTGTCGTTGACTTGAACGAACGGATACTGGCTGATTTGGCAGCTTTGCCGTTTCCTTTGCTCTGGCTCGATCACCGGACGCCGCTTCCGGTTGTCAACCTGTACGAAACTCCTGAAACATTGGGGTATGATCGTATCGCTGCCGCAGTGGGTGCCCATGAGCAGTTTCCTCATCGCGACATATTGGTCATCGATGCCGGGACTTGCATTACATACGAATTTATCGATTCAAAAGGTCGGTATCACGGAGGGAACATCTCGCCCGGTATGCAGATGCGTTTTAAGGCACTTCATCGGTTTACGGGACGCTTGCCTCTGG contains these protein-coding regions:
- a CDS encoding type III pantothenate kinase, translating into MLQLLFFYFTFALAKDENALNLIIDIGNTMAKVALFDGGEMVEVSAGSNQSLEGLKALCSKYPVDRGMVATVVDLNERILADLAALPFPLLWLDHRTPLPVVNLYETPETLGYDRIAAAVGAHEQFPHRDILVIDAGTCITYEFIDSKGRYHGGNISPGMQMRFKALHRFTGRLPLVDADGRKLPMGRDTETAIRAGVMKGIEYEISGYIESMKHKYPELLVFLTGGDEFSFDSTVKSTIFADRFLVLKGLNRILNYNNGRI